In Fervidicoccaceae archaeon, the DNA window CGTGATATGCCAGAAGGGGATAGACGACGTGGCTCAGCACTTCCTCGCCAAGAGGGGCATACTCGCGGTGAGGAGGGTCAAGAGGAGCGACATGGAGAAGCTCGAGAGGGCGACCGGAGGGAGGATAATCTCGAACATAGATGATCTGCAGCCCTCCGACCTGGGCGAGGCCGAGCTCGTGGAGGAGAGGAAGATCGGCGAGGACAAGATGGTGTTCATCATTGGAGCGAAGAACCTCAAGAGCGTCTCGATACTAGTGAGGGCTGGGCTCGAGAGACTCGTCGATGAGGCGGAGAGGGCCTTCAGAGATGCGCTGAGCTCGGTAGCTGACGCGGTCAGGTACAACAAGATCGTGGCAGGAGGCGGCGCGGTTGAGATCGAGGTGGCCAAGAGGCTCAAGGAGTATGCCGTGACCGTCGGTGGAAAGGAGCAGCTCGCGGTCGAGGCCTTCGCGAGAGCGCTCGAGAGCATCGCCGCCACGCTCGCCGAGAACGCGGGCTTCGACGCCGTCGAAATGATCATGAAGCTCAGGAGCGCCCACGCCAAGCCGGGCGGCGAGTGGATGGGGATCGACGTGTTTACCGGCGAAGTAGTCAACATGTTAGAGAAGAACGTCATCGAGGCCGCGGCCATAAAGAGAAACGCGATAAAGGCCGGCATGGAGGCCGCGACCCTGATACTCAGAATCGACGACGTGATAGCAGCCAGCAAGCTGGAGAAAGAGAAAGGAGAGAAGAAGTTCGACGAGAAGAAGTTCGAAGAAGAGAAGGAAGAGAAGAGCAGCAAGGACTGAGGCTTGGCTAAGCCCCAATTTTCTGCTCTCTTCGCATCTGTTTTTGTCTCCTGATTCTATTCCTCCCGATCCTCCTCAACTCGGCGATCTCCTCACCGGTGGGCCACCTGCCTCGCTCCTCACGGAAGGAGCGCGCGTCCTCCTCCAAGTCGAGCTCCGTGTAGACGCCTAGGGAGTTCAGTCTCCTTCTGGCTTCCTCGATCGTGGTGGTCTCGATTAAGCTTTTTGCGAGGTCGGACAGCTCGTAGACAGCTCGCGCCTCGAGAAAGAACGTGAGAGTTTGGAGGATAGATAGCTCCACGAACCTATTGCCTCTGAGCTTCG includes these proteins:
- a CDS encoding TCP-1/cpn60 chaperonin family protein; the encoded protein is VICQKGIDDVAQHFLAKRGILAVRRVKRSDMEKLERATGGRIISNIDDLQPSDLGEAELVEERKIGEDKMVFIIGAKNLKSVSILVRAGLERLVDEAERAFRDALSSVADAVRYNKIVAGGGAVEIEVAKRLKEYAVTVGGKEQLAVEAFARALESIAATLAENAGFDAVEMIMKLRSAHAKPGGEWMGIDVFTGEVVNMLEKNVIEAAAIKRNAIKAGMEAATLILRIDDVIAASKLEKEKGEKKFDEKKFEEEKEEKSSKD